A window of Chelmon rostratus isolate fCheRos1 chromosome 18, fCheRos1.pri, whole genome shotgun sequence genomic DNA:
AGATGAGCAGATTATAAGAAAAATAAGGCTAGATTTAGCTGAATTTGTGCATTGACTCGTCTGACAGGGCACAACAGCGACAGCTCCGGGTCAgcggtgaaaaaaacaaacaaaaaaaacgtgCGCATTTTCAGCACGCGGGTGATTTTGCGCTCTCTGACTTTAGCAACCGACCAACAGTTACTAACGTCGGTCTGCCGCGCTGTTAGGTGAATTTGTGGTTACGGTGAAATATTTTCCGAAGCAGCTACACGGATCATCTGTCACAACAGTGTACGTCAGAAGTGAAACACTGGAACGGGACAGCAGGGTGTAGCTACATCTGACAGGTTTAGGCGGTTGGAGTAAGTTTAGCTACGCCGTGGCTGCGCGTGGATTCGCTCGGCAAACGATAATTTGCTAAACCTTTGCAACTACCTGACTTCAAGAGGAGTCGGCAGGTTCCCCTGGAATAAAACGGGTGAGTTATTGTGTGCCAGCTCCTTTTCACTTACTGCGCACATGTGCATCTAAAGTGCAGTACAGTCACCATGCTAATGTGCCCACAATTAATTTAACGTTAGCACCTGTATGTTAATGTCAAAGGCAGTTGCCAACGTCGGCAATGCTAGCGAATGTATGCTAACTACGTCTGGACGTAGCGTTAGCCACGGCATTAACCCACGTTTTAGTTGTGATTAATTTAGCTGTGGAGTTTGTTGattgttttgatttaaaaaaaactgtgaattgAATCACTCTTATTTATGATTTGTAAAAGTAAATTAAGCCGATTTGTGATCATAACTTTACCGTTTATTCACAGTAACAGCGCAAACCAAAATGTGTAGCTTGCTAGCTTTCACAGTTAAGTTAGCTAACGTTATTTGACAGTTCAGTTCATCTGTTTACCCTTAATTGCATACCTCTGGTCTTCAGAGACTCCCGTTCCACCCAGTGACATCATTTTATTCACTGAGCATATGAGGATTGTGGTGGGCTGACTTTCACTCTCTTCTCCTCtaattgcttgtttttaacaaaggaaatgtgagcattttgtgttttcttgtatgGCTAATTTTGTGTCACTGGACAAGGATGAAAGATACagaagtttgtttgtgttagcCTACTGTGATAAAAAATGCTGTTGCAGTAGTATAATGATTCTTCAGAGGAGGGTTCTGGTGACAACtctgaaaatgaagacagataTTTTTGTGCTGTGgtcttttaaaataatttagaaGCAGAAATGGAGCATATGTAAGTGACTGAAAATGTGAATACTATGTTGTGAAAAGTTTGAGACCAGAGGTATGTAGGATGTTAATACATGCATTTAAGATTCAACTGGcaatttgttttaataaaaatgttcatcattTATTGTTATCACTCAGTAATTATTCCCAGTGACTGTAAAAATTTGACCAAAGCTGTCTGGTGATTTTGCCAGAGGCAGAAATATCTGACCAAGTGAGCCAGTGGTTGTTGAGGGTATTCAGGGGGTTCTGCGTCTTTTTTTCAATGGTGTTCAATGGCTTGGTCGTGTCTGCGTGCCTCTCTACCAAGCAGCAGTCTGGTAGAGAGGtaactgttttgtttgaattaagtgtgttttatgatgataaaattactgtttttgtaaatgcagtctggtggctttggtggGAGCGATATTGCAGCTATactgtttaaaaagaaaaagacctTACTCTTTAACTAAAAGAgattttacatatatatacacacactcaccggccactttattaggtacaccttgctagtaccgggttggacccccttttgccggaactgccttaatccttcgtggcatagattcaacaaggtactggaaacattcctcagagagtttggtccatattgacatgatagcatcacgcagttgctgcagatttgtcggctgcacattCATGATGCGAATCTCCCGATCCACCACATCCACATtgagactcatcagaccaggcaacgtttttccaatcttctattgtccagttttggtgagcctgtgcgaattgtagcctcagtttcctgttcttagctgaaAGGAGTGGcacgcggtgtggtcttctgctgctgtagcccatttgcctcaaggttcgacttgttgtgcgttcagagatgctcttttgcatacctcggttgtaaGGGGTGGTTCTTTGAGTTACTGCAGCAGATcatcttaaccatgtctacatgcctaaatgcattgagttgctgccattGGCTGATTATTGTATGTATGATGATAtaaattttgacattttcaagcaTAGATAATGGAtattttgtgttgctgcagttttCCATTatggacagaaaatgtttgtctgaaaacatctCTTGTTAAGGTTTGGACGGTGCCCTGTATACAACATTTATGTCCTTTGCCAGTCACCTGACTGTTTAAGTGATGAACTGCACTAgatgtggttgtttttagagatgGTAACAGACGGTTTATATGCTGTAATTTTGTGGCTTTTGCTATAGAACTGTCAACCTCTTTAGCGCCAGTGCTATGTACCAGAAAAGTTATCGTACAAGCCTGTTATGTTTAAtacctgtttttgtgtgtgtgcgcctgttgtgtgtgtcttttatgtTTTCCAGATACGATCCAGTGCTTAGACTCTGTGTTAGTGAAAGGTGATATCATGGGTAGCTGGAATTCATGAAACTGGCAAAATGTCTTCAATCCAAGGACTCCCTACACGAGGATCGGATATAACAGTTTGCATAAGCAAGGTCCACTTGCATCCTCTTTGTATGCTTGTGGAGTTCTGGGGAAAATTGTGTCAGGATAGGGCAAGAGATTATGACTGCCTGGCTAAAGACATTCAGTCTCCTGGAAACAAATTTCAAGAGTTTGAAGGAAATCCTGGAGACCAGTGCTTGGCTCAGATAGATGGTACTTGGTACAGGTCTCGCATAGTCTCAAGAAATGGCTTGAACTACAGCGTGTTTCTCTTTGACAAAGGGATGACATATAGCACCACCACAAGTAAGCTGGCATGGGGTAAGAAGAAGCACTTCCACCTGCCACCTGAAGTGGAATTTTGTGTGCTAGCTAATGTGTTACCGCTCTCGCCTGAGAACAAATGGTCTCCAGTGGCACTCGAATTTCTGAAATCTCTCTTTGGAAAGTCTGTGAATGCACATGTGCAAGATGTACTGGTACCACACAGAACATTTCTCCTGCACATCCCTTGCATATCCAAACAAATGTATGAGATGGGAATTGCCAAGAAGCTGTCTCCAGACATGTTCCAGGACTTCGTTCTGATGTCACTGCAGACCCATAGTCGTGCTGAAGTGTCTGCAGTGACACAAGAGGTCTCCATAGGAGCAGGTGAGCGATTACACAAGCAAGAGCTCTTCATGTACCCAGAGCTGCCAGCAGGAACTGTGGAGGCTGTCATAGTCACAGATGTGACAAGTCCGCAGCGGATTTTTTGCCGGTTGAAGGTGTTCTCACACGAGTTGAAGAAACTCTCAGAGCAAATCACACAGTGCTGTGAAGGCAGGATGACCAATTGTGTTGTAGGTCCAGAAATGATTGGGTTTTCGTGTGCTGCCAGAGGAAGTGATGGCAGGTGGTACCGCTCTATTCTACAACAGGTATTCCCAACCAACCAAGTGGTTGAAGTGTTGAATGTTGACTATGGAACAAAACAGTTTGTTCACATGGAGAATGTAAGACCACTGGCTGCAGAGTTCTTCAGGATGCCTGTTGTGACTTACATCTGCTCCCTCCATGGAATCATTGACAAAGGGGTTGGATGGACAACCAGGCAGATTGACTACCTCAGGACCCTTCTTCTGCACAAGACAGTGTTTGCCAAATTTGAGTACCAAAGCATTTCTGAGGGTGTTCACTATGTCACGCTCTATGgggatgaaaacacaaacattaacaacTTGTTTGGTTCCAAGGAGAGGTGTTTGCTGGAATGTGAAAAAACACTGGGAGATTATGCCATTCGTAGCAGTGCATGCAAGATATTAACTCCTGGACAGGCTGTAGAGGAAAAAGAAGGGAAAGCAATAGTAGAGAAGTTGCCAGCTGAAGACCTCTCTCTCAACTCCTctcatgttgctgttgttcagaACGTATCTGACCCATCAGAGTTTTGGATCCAAACACATAACTATGCAAATGAGTTTGACCAACTGATGCATAGTATTAACCATCTGTACAAAGACTCAGTGGATAAAGATGTGGTAAAAAATCCAACTGTTGGACTCTACTGTGCTGCCAAGGCAAAAGATGGAGATTTCTACAGAGCAACTGTAGCTGAAGTTGGTGAGACACAAATCAAGGTGTTCTTTGTTGATTACGGTAACACTGAAGTGGTTGACAGGAGCAACATCAGGATCCTTTCTGATGACTTCAAAAAGCTGCCATGTCTTGCATTGAAATGCACCCTGGCTGGTGTCAGGCCGAAAGATGGGAGATGGAATCAAAGTGCCTGTGAGTTTTTCACCAAAGCAGTcacagataaaacattaaatgtacaTGTGAACGCAAAATATAATGGTGGCTATGTTGTCCAACTAACAGATCCTAAAGCAAGGGGAGAAAGAGATCTTACTACGTTGATGTGTAGTTCTGGCCTCGCTGAAAGGGTTGACTCACAGAAACAACCTAAAACTAAAATGACCACACAACCTGCTATCCTGCCTTCCACACAATTTCCAGATGCCAGTTTCTCAAATGTACAGCGGAACAATGGAATATCTTTCCAGACCCTAAACACAGTTGGCCGTGCCAGTAGTGAAAGATTTCCTACATTCAAGGAGCACATGTTTACCATCGGAAGTGTCCTTGATGTCAGTGTGTCCCACATCGAAAGCCCAAATGACTTCTGGTGCCAACTAACACAAAGTGCAGGGCACTTGAAATTACTCATGCATGACATACAGGCTCATTATGCAGGCAGTGAGTTTCAGCCTCTTGTAGAAACAGCTTGTGTTGCACGCCACCCTGAAAATCGAATGTGGTACAGGGCCCTTGTAATTCACAAACATGAAACGCCTCATGTagatgtgttgtttgttgacTACGGCCAGACGGAGACCATCTCTCTCTATGACCTGAGGAGGATCTGCCCAGAGTTCCTCACTCTGCATGGCCAAGCTTTTCGATGCAGTCTGTTAAACCCTGTTGACCGCATGTCTGCCACAAATGAGTGGAATGAAAAAGCAATAGCAAGGTTCCACAGCTTTGTGGAAACTTCAGCATCAAACTTTGTGATATTGAAGTGCACCATATATGCTGTCATGTACAGCGAGCAGAAGATTGTTTTCAACATTGTGGATCTAGAAACTCCTTTTGAGAGTGTCTCCACCAGTATGGTCAATCTAGTCAAAAATGCACCTCTCAGGAAAGGCACTGGGCCATCATTCCGTCTGGACACATACTACTACTCAACGCACAATGTCAAAACTGGAACAGAGGAACAGGTGACAGTGACATGTGTGAACAGTGTCAACCAGTTCTACTGCCAGCTCGAGAAGAACGCTGATGTGATAAAAGATCTCACGATCAAAGTGAGCAATCTCTGTCATCAGCTTGAGTATGTCGACCTCCCAACAGTCTTTGGAACTTTGTGTTTTGCAAGGTACACTGATGGTCAGTGGTACAGGGGACAGATAAAGGCCACAAAGCCAGCAATTCTGGTTCACTTTGTTGATTATGGTGACACTATTGAAGTGGAAAAGTCTGACTTGCTTCCAGTTCCCAGAGAGGCTAATCACATAATGTCTGTGCCTGTGCAAGCAATTGTGTGTAGTCTCTCTGATGTCCCTGCTCCCTCCCATGTTTCCAGTGAAGTCAACAGCTGGTTTGAGGCAAGAGCAACGGAATGTAAATTTAGAGCACTAGTAGTGGCCCGAGAACCTGATGGGAAACTGCTGGTCGAGCTGTATCATGGAAACACTCAGATCAATTCAAAGGTCAAGAGGATGTTTCAGATTGAGATGCACACAGAAGATCAGGTTGCCTGCCGGGGTCGGAGAGAACATGAGACCTCAGCAAATCACGCACAAAAGATTCCAAAAGTTGTCCCAAAGCAGGCTGCAGAAGTGAAAGATCACACTCAAACCACCACGACAAATTTCTCCACCCAAAAACCTGCACGTCAAATGAGGGATGCCAACATGAATCTGCAGTCTGCACCAAAGCCTTCGTGCCACGTTTGTGAAAATGGTCATAAGGTCAAAGCTGCTCCATTAGAGCTGTACAGACCTCCACACCAGAGGCAGCCATGTGGAAAGACACCATGTAATACGAAAACTGGTTCTGTGCAAGCAGGTGCCAATATCAAACCCAAACAAGAAAATCTTCCAACAGAAACTAAACAGCTCATCAAGTCCAAATCACCTGGCACAGAATCTTTGAAGGAAGGCAGTGTTGAACAACTCTCTAAACTTGCCGACCTGCCCTCAAAATCTATCACATCAGGTATGGAAGCAGATGTTTATGTCTCACACTGCAACAGCCCATTCAGTTTCTATGTGCAGCTTGTCAGAGATGAGGATGAAATAATCACCCTTGTTGAAAAGCTCAATGATCCACAATTAATCCCCCAAACTGACGACATCAAAGACGTGCATCCAGGTGACCTTGTTAAAGCAGAGTTCACAGATGATTCCTCGTGGTACCGAGCAGTTGTGAGAGAAATCCGCAGTAGCAAGATGGCTCTTGTTGAGTTTGTTGATTTTGGAAATACAGCAGTGACGCCAATTTCCAAGATGGGCAGACTCCCTAAGTATTTCTTGCAACTTCCCAAGTACAGCACACACTGTATGGTGAGTGACAATGCAGCTCTTGGAAAAGAGGACGCGCTGGATCCAGAAGTGATGTCAGCTTTCAAAGAAGCCGTCAGTTGTAATGGAGAAAAGATGTTCAAGTGCCAGTTTATCAAGCAGTCAGGATCCATGTGGGAAGTCAGTCTCAAAGACAGTAGTGTGAATGTCATGTGTAAATTACCTACTAGATATTCAAGTGATGGTTCTGAAATTGAGTCAGAGAAACTTGAACAAGCTAAGGAAAACCCTGCACAGATCTCTGACATCAGGCAAGTTTCAGAGAACTCACAGAAATCGCTACTGAACTCCTGTTCTCTATGTTACCACCAACAAGAGTTTTTAGAGGGACAGAAGATCGAGGTCTTCATCACAACTATAAATGATACTCAGACATTTTGGTGTCAGTCTGTGGACTCAGAAGAGCTTGATAAGATAACCTCTCGTGTCTCAGAAATCGGGGATGGTCACAAACACATTGACCCAGGCTCTCTCTCCCCTGGCAGCCCATGCGTTGCTCTCTTTTCTGATGACCGTCTTTGGTACCGTGCAGAGATCATCAACAAAGTTGGAGAGGagctgtctgttttctttgtggacTATGGAAACATGTCCCAAGTCAGTGTTACAGATGTTAGGGAAATGCCCACTGACCTGATGAAAACCCCTCCACAGGCATTTTTGTGTGAACTTGAAGGCTTTGATGCTTCACACGGATCCTGGCGCAGTGGTGCAGTAGATGAGTTGTCAGTGCTTACAACAGACAAAGCGTTACAGCTGACTGTTACTAGAGTaacaagagaagaaggaaaaatcaAATGCCTTGTGCAGATGGAATGTGAGGGCCAGGTGATAAATGAGGCACTGAAAACATGGTGGAAGAGCGccatgacagaaaacaaacctgGTGCAGATGGACTGACCACTTCATGGAAAACACCACTGCAATGTGACTCAACTGTGAAAGAGACAACACTGCCTGAGGATCAACTCAAGCATCCCGAACGTCAACAAATGGATATCGCTGCTGCTTGCTTTTGTCCTCAGAGAGACCACAGCGAAGAGCAAAGCGTTGGGAAAGTTGTTGACCCTCAAACTGCAGATGAGGTCCAAAAACTAGCAAGCTATTCAAAACCAGGTAAAAGCTCTGATGATTATCTTCATTCTGAGTCCCCAGAGGAAGTGAGGGATCAGATTTTGTCAGAATGCAATACGACCACCGAACCTCAAATACTGAGAACGACAGCGAGTCTGAGAGAAACTGTTTCCAATGAAGGGGTGAACACAATCCCCACTATGGTGGTCTCTGAAACCAAACTCAAAGACATTGTGCCATGTGATAGTGGCAGAGATGAAATCACATTACCTCCACTCAGTAACAAAGGTGACCAAGGTAGTTTGACCGACAAGAGTGCCGCTGAAACTGACAAAGGCACTGAAGAGGAGGGTGCTTCGGTGGTGGACACTATTGGGCCAGGTGACTTAAACCTGACAGAGGCC
This region includes:
- the tdrd6 gene encoding tudor domain-containing 6, whose product is MSSIQGLPTRGSDITVCISKVHLHPLCMLVEFWGKLCQDRARDYDCLAKDIQSPGNKFQEFEGNPGDQCLAQIDGTWYRSRIVSRNGLNYSVFLFDKGMTYSTTTSKLAWGKKKHFHLPPEVEFCVLANVLPLSPENKWSPVALEFLKSLFGKSVNAHVQDVLVPHRTFLLHIPCISKQMYEMGIAKKLSPDMFQDFVLMSLQTHSRAEVSAVTQEVSIGAGERLHKQELFMYPELPAGTVEAVIVTDVTSPQRIFCRLKVFSHELKKLSEQITQCCEGRMTNCVVGPEMIGFSCAARGSDGRWYRSILQQVFPTNQVVEVLNVDYGTKQFVHMENVRPLAAEFFRMPVVTYICSLHGIIDKGVGWTTRQIDYLRTLLLHKTVFAKFEYQSISEGVHYVTLYGDENTNINNLFGSKERCLLECEKTLGDYAIRSSACKILTPGQAVEEKEGKAIVEKLPAEDLSLNSSHVAVVQNVSDPSEFWIQTHNYANEFDQLMHSINHLYKDSVDKDVVKNPTVGLYCAAKAKDGDFYRATVAEVGETQIKVFFVDYGNTEVVDRSNIRILSDDFKKLPCLALKCTLAGVRPKDGRWNQSACEFFTKAVTDKTLNVHVNAKYNGGYVVQLTDPKARGERDLTTLMCSSGLAERVDSQKQPKTKMTTQPAILPSTQFPDASFSNVQRNNGISFQTLNTVGRASSERFPTFKEHMFTIGSVLDVSVSHIESPNDFWCQLTQSAGHLKLLMHDIQAHYAGSEFQPLVETACVARHPENRMWYRALVIHKHETPHVDVLFVDYGQTETISLYDLRRICPEFLTLHGQAFRCSLLNPVDRMSATNEWNEKAIARFHSFVETSASNFVILKCTIYAVMYSEQKIVFNIVDLETPFESVSTSMVNLVKNAPLRKGTGPSFRLDTYYYSTHNVKTGTEEQVTVTCVNSVNQFYCQLEKNADVIKDLTIKVSNLCHQLEYVDLPTVFGTLCFARYTDGQWYRGQIKATKPAILVHFVDYGDTIEVEKSDLLPVPREANHIMSVPVQAIVCSLSDVPAPSHVSSEVNSWFEARATECKFRALVVAREPDGKLLVELYHGNTQINSKVKRMFQIEMHTEDQVACRGRREHETSANHAQKIPKVVPKQAAEVKDHTQTTTTNFSTQKPARQMRDANMNLQSAPKPSCHVCENGHKVKAAPLELYRPPHQRQPCGKTPCNTKTGSVQAGANIKPKQENLPTETKQLIKSKSPGTESLKEGSVEQLSKLADLPSKSITSGMEADVYVSHCNSPFSFYVQLVRDEDEIITLVEKLNDPQLIPQTDDIKDVHPGDLVKAEFTDDSSWYRAVVREIRSSKMALVEFVDFGNTAVTPISKMGRLPKYFLQLPKYSTHCMVSDNAALGKEDALDPEVMSAFKEAVSCNGEKMFKCQFIKQSGSMWEVSLKDSSVNVMCKLPTRYSSDGSEIESEKLEQAKENPAQISDIRQVSENSQKSLLNSCSLCYHQQEFLEGQKIEVFITTINDTQTFWCQSVDSEELDKITSRVSEIGDGHKHIDPGSLSPGSPCVALFSDDRLWYRAEIINKVGEELSVFFVDYGNMSQVSVTDVREMPTDLMKTPPQAFLCELEGFDASHGSWRSGAVDELSVLTTDKALQLTVTRVTREEGKIKCLVQMECEGQVINEALKTWWKSAMTENKPGADGLTTSWKTPLQCDSTVKETTLPEDQLKHPERQQMDIAAACFCPQRDHSEEQSVGKVVDPQTADEVQKLASYSKPGKSSDDYLHSESPEEVRDQILETVSNEGVNTIPTMVVSETKLKDIVPCDSGRDEITLPPLSNKGDQGSLTDKSAAETDKGTEEEGASVVDTIGPGDLNLTEAIKEEVNIDCMESCFDIVHASDPNKQSVTIAKDSPRRSMTTVKMVPREAVRSREREDLETADRIPNDLKQTELVLPSSVPPAFEQGMEAGDGAPEEEVPCVTTHVENDSMAEEETLARHDVFVSAALLADTNTAASEPHTCTAPSQDSGDEVEEGTCSVQEACLTDVCTDPNEQSDDSKVATARDNRLSSRTAEEMVQNESQLPCGELLHEQLIALPSDNEPRTDTVPCPDLRNLIEEMTCLVGEICLSDVCRDPEQEAEMEDNEQLVHTPPKHKEDFTDGVLEEEMSSSADDTFEAQLKRITHLSLIINDGSADVLAAEQQPEE